The Aggregicoccus sp. 17bor-14 genome window below encodes:
- a CDS encoding GFA family protein has protein sequence MSELQRYEGGCHCGQVRYSVKLDLSQPVVTCNCSICQKTGSMLAFAPVENFELKSGEEAVSDYQFGKKSIHHLFCRTCGVRSYSTGRTPDGREMRAVNVRCLEGVALEGLKLHPYDGRSR, from the coding sequence ATGAGCGAGCTCCAGCGTTACGAGGGTGGGTGTCACTGCGGCCAGGTCCGCTACAGCGTGAAGCTGGACCTGAGCCAGCCCGTGGTCACCTGCAACTGCTCCATCTGCCAGAAGACCGGCTCGATGCTGGCCTTCGCGCCGGTGGAGAACTTCGAGCTGAAGTCCGGTGAGGAGGCGGTGAGCGACTACCAGTTCGGCAAGAAGAGCATCCACCACCTCTTCTGCCGCACCTGCGGGGTGCGCTCCTACTCCACCGGCCGTACGCCGGACGGCCGGGAGATGCGCGCGGTCAACGTGCGCTGCCTGGAGGGCGTGGCGCTCGAGGGGCTGAAGCTCCATCCCTACGACGGCCGCAGCCGTTAG
- a CDS encoding dihydrofolate reductase family protein: MKPYVICHMMPSVDGRIVIDEWPRGVATPGLYDKTADQLKTQAWVCGTVTMQEFSGPGRFRAGARASRSRTPKTDWVVEDGAKSFAVAIDASGRLNWRSNDVNGDRLIVVLTERATGAYLDFLRERNISYLFAGKQDVDFALALEKLRAHFGIRRVSIQGGGKINGAFLNAGLIDELSLVFAPVVDGTMEVPTVFDVAGRRKHGPMNLRLTSVRQLPKGVVWLRYRVLGRGGAK, encoded by the coding sequence ATGAAGCCCTACGTCATCTGCCACATGATGCCCTCGGTGGACGGCCGCATCGTCATCGACGAGTGGCCCCGCGGCGTCGCCACGCCGGGGCTGTACGACAAGACTGCGGACCAGCTGAAGACCCAGGCCTGGGTGTGCGGCACCGTCACCATGCAGGAGTTCTCGGGCCCGGGGCGCTTCCGCGCGGGCGCCCGGGCCTCGCGCAGCCGCACGCCGAAGACGGACTGGGTCGTCGAGGACGGAGCCAAGAGCTTCGCGGTGGCCATCGACGCGAGCGGCCGCCTCAACTGGCGCTCCAACGACGTCAACGGCGACCGGCTCATCGTGGTGCTCACCGAGCGCGCGACGGGCGCCTACCTCGACTTCCTGCGCGAGCGGAACATCTCCTACCTCTTCGCGGGGAAGCAGGACGTGGACTTCGCGCTCGCGCTCGAGAAGCTGCGCGCGCACTTCGGCATCCGGCGCGTGTCCATCCAGGGCGGCGGGAAGATCAACGGCGCCTTCCTCAACGCTGGCCTCATCGACGAATTGAGCCTCGTCTTCGCCCCCGTGGTGGACGGCACCATGGAGGTGCCCACCGTGTTCGACGTGGCGGGCCGCCGCAAGCACGGCCCCATGAACCTGCGCCTCACCAGCGTGCGGCAGCTGCCCAAGGGCGTGGTGTGGCTGCGCTACCGCGTGCTCGGCCGGGGAGGTGCCAAGTGA
- a CDS encoding right-handed parallel beta-helix repeat-containing protein — translation MSLPSCRTVLCCAALLVLAACEPDFPGPGSPGYFRVDTLVDGADPTPGDGLCGVGARGSCTLRAAVMESNARPGPNTIEVPAGTFTLRASGSGDAERGDLDVHGSIRVLGAGMNATLIDAGPIFDRHFELHDGRLELLDLTLRHGQGEGAAVAVNAGLLLLRRVAVRDNTADFSGGALRNRGVATLEDCLFDGNAGPRVGAVANLATMGVERCTFSHNTSGATGAITNEGGLTLSNSTVSGNKANSGTGGITNLGPASLTLVNVTITDNEAGSDDTDRAGGLANNGVARLSNTLIAGNRNRFGGQVDCAGTLTSGGYNLVQNPGTECKLVGDLTGNLLGSVAELGPLQDNGGPTPTHLLAARSPGRDAANPAAPGSSATACRTVDQRGVARPQSGRCDMGATEQ, via the coding sequence ATGTCCCTGCCGTCCTGCCGCACCGTGCTCTGCTGCGCTGCCCTGCTCGTCCTCGCCGCCTGCGAGCCGGACTTCCCCGGGCCCGGGAGCCCGGGCTACTTCCGGGTGGACACGCTCGTGGACGGGGCGGACCCCACGCCCGGCGACGGGCTCTGCGGGGTGGGCGCGCGCGGCTCGTGCACCCTGCGCGCGGCCGTGATGGAGAGCAACGCCCGGCCCGGCCCCAACACCATCGAGGTCCCCGCGGGCACCTTCACCCTGCGGGCCTCGGGCAGCGGCGATGCGGAGCGCGGGGACCTGGACGTGCACGGCAGCATCCGCGTGCTGGGCGCCGGCATGAACGCGACCCTCATCGATGCGGGCCCCATCTTCGACCGCCACTTCGAGCTGCACGACGGCCGCCTCGAGCTCCTCGACCTCACCCTGCGCCACGGGCAGGGCGAGGGCGCGGCGGTGGCGGTGAACGCAGGCCTGTTGCTGCTGCGCCGCGTGGCGGTGCGCGACAATACCGCCGACTTCAGCGGGGGCGCCCTGCGCAACAGGGGCGTCGCCACGCTCGAGGACTGCCTCTTCGACGGCAACGCGGGCCCCCGCGTCGGTGCGGTGGCCAACCTGGCCACGATGGGGGTCGAGCGCTGCACCTTCAGCCACAACACCAGCGGCGCCACCGGAGCCATCACCAACGAGGGCGGGTTGACCCTCTCCAACAGCACCGTGAGCGGGAACAAGGCCAACAGCGGCACCGGCGGCATCACCAACCTGGGCCCCGCCTCCCTCACCCTCGTCAACGTCACCATCACCGACAACGAGGCGGGCAGTGACGACACGGATCGCGCCGGCGGCCTGGCCAACAACGGCGTCGCGCGGCTGAGCAACACGCTCATCGCGGGCAACCGCAACCGGTTCGGGGGCCAGGTGGACTGCGCCGGCACGCTGACCTCCGGGGGCTACAACCTCGTCCAGAACCCAGGCACCGAGTGCAAGCTCGTGGGGGACCTCACCGGCAACCTGCTGGGCAGCGTGGCGGAGCTGGGCCCCCTGCAGGACAACGGCGGCCCCACCCCCACGCACCTGCTCGCCGCCCGCAGCCCGGGCCGCGACGCCGCGAACCCGGCCGCCCCCGGCAGCAGCGCCACCGCGTGCCGGACGGTGGACCAGCGCGGCGTGGCCCGGCCCCAGTCGGGCCGCTGCGACATGGGCGCGACCGAGCAGTAG
- a CDS encoding DUF2378 family protein: MTQAAVELQLPEGHVKQSVFEGLFVHVLKVQPGSPFARDLKAVGFDLAHQEVSYPTPVLKAVLEVAARHVLPGRPLEEAQRELGRRFLEGFLQTLAGKALGLLLPVFGPEGIIKRLPRFFSMGTVGSEMTVYPDSPQCWRFELRDRHPLADFDAGIIEAALLRVGVQPDITVHARGAQHFALLLRWK; this comes from the coding sequence ATGACGCAGGCCGCAGTGGAGCTGCAGCTGCCCGAGGGACACGTGAAGCAGAGCGTGTTCGAGGGGCTCTTCGTGCACGTGCTCAAGGTGCAGCCGGGCTCCCCGTTCGCGCGGGACCTGAAGGCCGTGGGCTTCGACCTCGCGCACCAGGAGGTGAGCTACCCCACGCCGGTGCTCAAGGCCGTGCTCGAGGTGGCCGCGCGCCACGTGCTGCCGGGCCGCCCGCTCGAGGAGGCGCAGCGCGAGCTGGGCCGGCGCTTCCTCGAGGGCTTCCTGCAGACGCTCGCGGGCAAGGCGCTGGGGCTGCTGCTGCCCGTCTTCGGTCCCGAGGGCATCATCAAGCGCCTGCCGCGCTTCTTCTCCATGGGCACGGTGGGCTCGGAGATGACCGTCTATCCGGACAGCCCGCAGTGCTGGCGCTTCGAGCTGCGCGACCGCCATCCGCTCGCGGACTTCGACGCCGGCATCATCGAGGCGGCGCTGCTGCGCGTGGGCGTGCAGCCCGACATCACCGTGCACGCGCGCGGCGCACAGCACTTCGCCCTGCTGCTGCGCTGGAAGTGA
- a CDS encoding fibrinogen-like YCDxxxxGGGW domain-containing protein has protein sequence MLNALPMMPGFRSFRVSAFFLLPLLTAACLAPPPTEKPETQSPPDQPAQPEQQTPPPTEPSTEPGWQTPVITSAVAGDGQVRLRWSRENPSRWYSYTVRTTDGSTALEPLTTLDNEVRLTGLVPGKPYAFTVTARTPEGTREATSEASDTVTPFVGSCRTLKQTQPDAATGLHTLTIGGRELQVYCNMNYDGGGWTLVLHSAFTGVVPAHPALTQGIAAWRSSGVGQATDYGGHRSAPLYVMPLDTWRELADGASTLRFESDATPRLAQLDDVKMAENLGLSGSNTTEVNAALCGQSPGCFLNFAPPFSTTDSDTSGSSCASVHRNIGWWYEGCHLYHPFMTDTRANFSGFSQDPTTDHWTWWLR, from the coding sequence ATGCTAAACGCACTCCCCATGATGCCCGGCTTTCGCAGCTTCCGAGTCTCTGCCTTCTTCCTGCTCCCGCTGCTCACCGCCGCGTGCCTCGCGCCGCCGCCCACGGAGAAGCCCGAGACGCAGTCGCCTCCCGACCAGCCCGCGCAGCCCGAGCAGCAGACGCCCCCGCCCACCGAGCCGTCGACGGAGCCGGGATGGCAGACGCCGGTCATCACCTCGGCGGTGGCGGGCGACGGTCAGGTGCGGCTGCGCTGGAGCCGGGAGAACCCCTCCCGTTGGTACTCCTACACGGTGCGCACGACGGATGGCTCCACCGCCCTGGAGCCGCTGACCACGCTGGACAACGAGGTGCGCCTCACCGGCCTCGTTCCGGGCAAGCCCTACGCCTTCACGGTGACGGCGCGCACGCCGGAGGGCACCCGGGAGGCCACCTCGGAGGCCTCCGACACCGTGACGCCCTTCGTGGGCAGCTGCCGCACGCTGAAGCAGACCCAGCCCGACGCCGCGACGGGCCTCCACACCCTCACGATCGGGGGCCGGGAGCTGCAGGTCTACTGCAACATGAACTACGACGGCGGCGGCTGGACGCTGGTGCTGCACAGCGCCTTCACCGGCGTGGTGCCCGCGCACCCGGCGCTCACCCAGGGCATCGCCGCGTGGCGCAGCAGCGGCGTCGGCCAGGCGACGGACTACGGCGGGCACCGCAGCGCGCCCCTCTACGTGATGCCCCTGGACACCTGGCGCGAGCTCGCGGACGGCGCCTCCACGCTGCGCTTCGAGTCGGACGCGACGCCCCGGCTCGCGCAGCTCGACGACGTGAAGATGGCGGAGAACCTCGGGCTCTCGGGCTCCAACACCACCGAGGTCAACGCGGCCCTGTGCGGCCAGAGCCCGGGCTGCTTCCTGAACTTCGCGCCGCCCTTCAGCACCACCGACAGCGACACCTCCGGGAGCAGCTGCGCCTCGGTGCACCGCAACATCGGCTGGTGGTACGAGGGCTGCCACCTCTACCACCCGTTCATGACCGACACGCGCGCCAACTTCAGCGGCTTCAGCCAGGACCCCACGACCGACCACTGGACGTGGTGGCTGCGCTAG
- a CDS encoding DUF4336 domain-containing protein produces the protein MQLHALGEGLWSLEQTLRFPGGVTLPLRGLAVRLADGGLALISPPSQLAQGRSGLETLGPVRALVAPNLFHHLGLPAAQRLFPEARVFRRPGLDAKRKEVRFTDLLTEQPPELWADVLAHVEVGGMPRVQEMAFVHGPSRTLLLTDLCFNVHRAPNRLTRFFMRLNGAWERFGPSRIARGAMKDRAAVRAAVDRMLAHDFERIVVAHGDVVETGGRAALERAFASL, from the coding sequence ATGCAACTGCACGCGCTGGGTGAAGGGCTGTGGTCGCTGGAGCAGACGCTGCGCTTTCCCGGCGGCGTCACCCTGCCGCTGCGCGGGCTCGCAGTGCGGCTCGCGGACGGCGGGCTCGCGCTCATCAGCCCGCCGTCGCAGCTCGCCCAGGGGCGCAGCGGGCTCGAGACCCTGGGCCCGGTGCGCGCGCTGGTGGCGCCCAACCTCTTTCATCACCTCGGGCTGCCGGCGGCGCAGCGGCTGTTCCCCGAGGCGCGCGTGTTCCGCCGCCCGGGGCTGGACGCGAAGCGCAAGGAAGTGCGCTTCACCGACCTGCTCACGGAGCAGCCGCCGGAGCTGTGGGCGGACGTGCTCGCGCACGTGGAGGTGGGCGGCATGCCGCGCGTGCAGGAGATGGCCTTCGTGCACGGGCCCAGCCGCACGCTGCTGCTCACCGACCTCTGCTTCAACGTCCACCGCGCGCCCAACCGGCTCACGCGCTTCTTCATGAGGCTGAACGGAGCCTGGGAGCGCTTCGGCCCCTCGCGCATCGCGCGCGGCGCGATGAAGGACCGCGCCGCGGTGCGCGCGGCGGTGGACCGGATGCTCGCGCACGACTTCGAGCGCATCGTGGTGGCGCACGGAGACGTGGTGGAGACGGGCGGGCGCGCCGCGCTCGAGCGCGCCTTCGCCTCCCTCTAG
- a CDS encoding DUF1028 domain-containing protein has product MARALLLLSLLCVPVAHAGDPKRPDNVATFSIVAADPESGEVGVAVASRFFAVGTAVPYVRAGVGAVATQANVNGLYGTHGLELLAQGLPPEQVVQRLTKEDADPSARQLGMVSAKGESATYTGPAANAWAGGRHGPNYAVQGNILTGADVVEAMEKAFLGTKGDLAARMLAAVEAGDAKGGDSRGRQSAALVVARPHGGFGGYTDRYIDVRVDDHPRPLVELRRLVGIGRVNGLWNMAWTAHTQKRPADALPLIERTAKEAETGAKSILPEVRYDLAVIRTSAGKKAEALQALQLAVKGNPKLAHQARGDPDLEALRQEPGFERAIKR; this is encoded by the coding sequence ATGGCGCGCGCGCTGCTGCTGCTCTCGCTCCTGTGCGTGCCGGTGGCGCACGCGGGAGACCCCAAGCGCCCGGACAACGTGGCCACCTTCTCCATCGTCGCCGCGGACCCCGAGTCCGGCGAGGTGGGCGTCGCAGTGGCCTCGCGCTTCTTCGCCGTGGGCACCGCCGTGCCCTACGTGCGCGCAGGGGTGGGCGCCGTCGCCACGCAGGCGAACGTGAACGGCCTGTACGGCACGCACGGCCTCGAGCTGCTCGCGCAGGGGCTGCCCCCCGAGCAGGTGGTGCAGCGGCTCACGAAGGAGGACGCGGACCCCTCCGCGCGCCAGCTCGGCATGGTGTCCGCGAAGGGCGAGTCCGCGACCTACACCGGCCCCGCGGCGAACGCCTGGGCGGGCGGCCGGCACGGGCCGAACTACGCCGTGCAGGGCAACATCCTCACGGGTGCAGACGTGGTGGAGGCGATGGAGAAGGCCTTCCTCGGCACGAAGGGAGACCTCGCCGCGCGCATGCTCGCCGCGGTGGAGGCCGGGGACGCGAAGGGCGGCGACTCGCGCGGCCGCCAGTCCGCGGCGCTCGTGGTGGCGCGCCCCCACGGCGGCTTCGGCGGCTACACGGACCGCTACATCGACGTGCGCGTGGACGACCACCCGCGCCCGCTCGTGGAGCTGCGGCGGCTGGTGGGCATCGGCCGGGTGAACGGGCTGTGGAACATGGCCTGGACGGCGCACACCCAGAAGCGCCCCGCGGACGCGCTGCCCCTCATCGAGCGCACCGCGAAGGAGGCCGAGACGGGTGCGAAGAGCATCCTCCCCGAGGTGCGCTACGACCTCGCCGTCATCCGCACCAGCGCCGGGAAGAAGGCCGAGGCGCTGCAGGCGCTGCAGCTCGCGGTGAAGGGGAACCCCAAGCTCGCCCACCAGGCGCGCGGAGACCCGGACCTGGAGGCGCTGCGCCAGGAGCCGGGCTTCGAGCGCGCCATCAAGCGCTAG
- the mfd gene encoding transcription-repair coupling factor: MDTPFSQKLQVTGDAAGLRALPQVSDPIARVRALLGPGRRVRTQGLKGAARGLALSQLAGQLQVPLVCVTADEDSAESLAHDLAFFLGGEGTPLAPRVVRLPADEVLPYDELSPEPVTVSERLGALFHLAQGTRFPALVLSVGALMRRMVPPGVMASLSARIRVGEDHDRDGLARKLAAMGYLSSPLVEDPGTFSVRGGILDVFSPLYTQPVRLEFFGDTIESVRLFDPDTQRTTDALQEVHLAPAREVLFNDETRPRAEAAARAAAERINLPTIKLRERLDAIREGLPPFGMEGLLAGFFEGGLGTVFEYLGLWTKEAPLFYVDDPVSVDRAAGELWEELARESADADARGDLTQPPPELFLSPEQVRAQLQAFRVLEGGGLSLTAAEDAAAPVAFSFGTTHDVREAILAHHGEEGALSPLIERMQRWRESGVALAVACGTLSQADRLKRLLLDRNVMVRVHQEPLGDPAALYEPSVSAHLFPMEISAGFVAPQLEGARSGLALLADEEIFGVRARRRVRRSKKTDAFSAGFGDLKEGDLIVHTDFGIGRYAGLTKMQVNGVPGDFLVLEYAGKDKIYLPVGRMRLIQKFTGGDPDKVALDKLGGTSWEKTKRRVKEQLLKMAAELLQIIAARKAHPGHAFSAPDRYFSQFEADFEFEETPDQLKAIEDVLADMQKPEPMDRLVCGDVGYGKTEVAMRAAFKAALDRKQVAVLVPTTVLAQQHYLSFKKRFKDYPVTVEVISGLKKPPEVRAILQRAKEGKVDVLIGTHKLLGGEVAFKDLGLLIVDEEQRFGVKHKEQLKRLRTQIDVLTLTATPIPRTLHMSMSGVRDMSIIATPPQDRRAIRTFVIKYDPPQIKEAIEREVARGGQVFFVHNRVESIHAMEQTLKELVPQVSIGVAHGQMHQGELEKVMLAFTDKKFQVLLATSIIESGIDIPSANTMLVNRADTFGLAQLYQLRGRVGRSKERAYAYLMVPARRGVTKDAQRRLEVLQNFTELGAGFSIASHDLEIRGAGNLLGPDQSGSIAAIGFDLYTQLLDEAVSEMRGEPPRTHIEPEVTFPFASLIPDDYVADVHQRLVFYKRFSQASTPDEVQELRDELVDRYGELPDEVDNLCETTLLKIDMRELRLRALEAGPGRLVVTLGGDALLDGHRVAALVQRSKGLYRLTPDMKLVARLPEGVKGREAVNEAKKVLRDLGTCALPQA; the protein is encoded by the coding sequence ATGGACACTCCCTTCTCGCAGAAGCTCCAGGTGACAGGTGATGCGGCGGGCCTCCGGGCACTGCCGCAGGTCTCGGACCCCATCGCCCGCGTGCGCGCGCTCCTCGGCCCGGGCCGCAGGGTGCGCACCCAGGGCCTGAAGGGCGCCGCGCGCGGGCTCGCGCTCTCGCAGCTCGCCGGGCAGCTCCAAGTCCCGCTCGTCTGCGTCACGGCGGACGAGGACTCGGCCGAGAGCCTGGCGCACGACCTGGCGTTCTTCCTGGGCGGCGAGGGCACCCCGCTCGCGCCACGCGTGGTGCGGCTGCCGGCGGACGAGGTGCTGCCCTACGACGAGCTCAGCCCCGAGCCCGTCACGGTGAGTGAGCGGCTGGGCGCGCTCTTCCACCTCGCGCAGGGCACGCGCTTCCCCGCGCTGGTGCTCAGCGTGGGCGCGCTGATGCGGCGCATGGTGCCGCCCGGGGTGATGGCGAGCCTCAGTGCGCGCATCCGCGTGGGCGAGGACCACGACCGCGACGGGCTCGCGCGAAAGCTCGCCGCGATGGGCTACCTCTCGAGCCCCCTGGTGGAGGACCCGGGCACCTTCAGCGTGCGCGGCGGCATCCTGGACGTGTTCAGCCCGCTGTACACGCAGCCGGTGCGGCTCGAGTTCTTCGGCGACACCATCGAGAGCGTGCGCCTCTTCGACCCGGACACCCAGCGCACCACGGACGCGCTGCAGGAGGTCCATCTCGCCCCCGCGCGCGAGGTGCTCTTCAACGACGAGACGCGCCCCCGCGCCGAGGCCGCCGCGCGCGCCGCCGCCGAGCGCATCAACCTGCCCACCATCAAGCTGCGCGAGCGCCTGGATGCCATCCGCGAGGGGCTTCCCCCCTTCGGCATGGAGGGGCTGCTCGCCGGCTTCTTCGAGGGCGGCCTGGGCACGGTGTTCGAGTACCTGGGGCTGTGGACGAAGGAGGCGCCGCTCTTCTACGTGGACGACCCCGTCAGCGTGGACCGGGCAGCCGGCGAGCTCTGGGAGGAGCTCGCCCGCGAGAGCGCGGACGCGGACGCGCGCGGCGACCTCACCCAGCCTCCGCCCGAGCTGTTCCTCTCCCCCGAGCAGGTGCGCGCGCAGCTGCAGGCCTTCCGGGTGCTCGAGGGCGGCGGGCTCAGCCTCACCGCGGCCGAGGACGCCGCGGCGCCGGTGGCCTTCTCCTTCGGCACCACCCACGACGTGCGCGAGGCCATCCTCGCGCACCACGGCGAGGAGGGCGCGCTCAGCCCGCTCATCGAGCGCATGCAGCGCTGGCGCGAGAGCGGCGTGGCGCTGGCCGTCGCCTGCGGCACGCTCTCCCAGGCGGACCGGCTCAAGCGACTGCTCCTGGACCGCAACGTGATGGTGCGCGTGCACCAGGAGCCGCTCGGGGACCCCGCGGCGCTCTACGAGCCCAGCGTGAGCGCGCACCTGTTCCCCATGGAGATCAGCGCGGGCTTCGTGGCGCCGCAGCTCGAGGGGGCGCGCAGCGGGCTCGCGCTGCTCGCGGACGAGGAGATCTTCGGCGTGCGCGCGCGGCGCCGCGTGCGCCGCAGCAAGAAGACGGACGCGTTCAGCGCGGGCTTCGGGGACCTCAAGGAGGGGGACCTCATCGTCCACACCGACTTCGGCATCGGGCGCTACGCGGGCCTGACGAAGATGCAGGTGAACGGCGTGCCCGGGGACTTCCTCGTGCTCGAGTACGCCGGCAAGGACAAGATCTACCTGCCGGTGGGCCGCATGCGGCTCATCCAGAAGTTCACCGGCGGAGACCCCGACAAGGTCGCGCTCGACAAGCTGGGCGGCACCAGCTGGGAGAAGACGAAGCGGCGGGTGAAGGAGCAGCTGCTGAAGATGGCGGCGGAGCTCCTGCAGATCATCGCCGCGCGCAAGGCGCACCCCGGCCACGCCTTCAGCGCGCCGGACCGCTACTTCAGCCAGTTCGAGGCGGACTTCGAGTTCGAGGAGACGCCGGACCAGCTCAAGGCCATCGAGGACGTGCTCGCGGACATGCAGAAGCCCGAGCCGATGGACCGGCTCGTCTGCGGCGACGTGGGCTACGGCAAGACGGAGGTCGCCATGCGCGCGGCCTTCAAGGCGGCGCTGGACCGCAAGCAGGTGGCGGTGCTCGTGCCTACCACCGTGCTCGCCCAGCAGCACTACCTGTCGTTCAAGAAGCGCTTCAAGGACTACCCCGTCACCGTGGAGGTCATCAGCGGCCTCAAGAAGCCCCCCGAGGTGCGCGCCATCCTGCAGCGCGCGAAGGAGGGCAAGGTGGACGTGCTCATCGGCACCCACAAGCTGCTGGGCGGCGAGGTGGCCTTCAAGGACCTGGGGCTGCTCATCGTGGACGAGGAGCAGCGCTTCGGCGTGAAGCACAAGGAGCAGCTCAAGCGGCTGCGCACGCAGATCGACGTGCTCACCCTCACCGCTACGCCCATCCCGCGCACCCTGCACATGAGCATGTCCGGCGTGCGCGACATGAGCATCATCGCGACGCCGCCGCAGGACCGGCGCGCCATCCGCACCTTCGTCATCAAGTACGACCCGCCGCAGATCAAGGAGGCCATCGAGCGGGAGGTCGCCCGCGGCGGCCAGGTGTTCTTCGTGCACAACCGCGTGGAGTCCATCCACGCGATGGAGCAGACGCTCAAGGAGCTGGTGCCCCAGGTCTCCATTGGCGTGGCCCACGGCCAGATGCACCAGGGCGAGCTGGAGAAGGTGATGCTCGCCTTCACCGACAAGAAGTTCCAGGTGCTGCTCGCCACCTCCATCATCGAGAGCGGCATCGACATCCCGAGCGCGAACACCATGCTCGTGAACCGCGCGGACACCTTCGGCCTCGCGCAGCTCTACCAGCTGCGCGGCCGCGTGGGCCGCTCGAAGGAGCGCGCGTACGCGTACCTGATGGTGCCCGCGCGCCGCGGGGTGACGAAGGACGCGCAGCGCCGGCTCGAGGTGCTGCAGAACTTCACCGAGCTGGGCGCGGGCTTCAGCATCGCGAGCCACGACCTGGAGATCCGCGGCGCGGGCAACCTGCTCGGGCCCGACCAGTCCGGCTCCATCGCCGCCATCGGCTTCGACCTGTACACGCAGCTGCTGGACGAGGCGGTGAGCGAGATGCGCGGCGAGCCGCCGCGCACGCACATCGAGCCCGAGGTCACCTTCCCGTTCGCGAGCCTCATCCCGGACGACTACGTGGCGGACGTGCACCAGCGGCTCGTCTTCTACAAGCGCTTCAGCCAGGCCAGCACCCCGGACGAGGTGCAGGAGCTGCGCGACGAGCTGGTGGACCGCTACGGAGAGCTGCCCGACGAGGTGGACAACCTCTGCGAGACCACCCTGCTGAAGATCGACATGCGCGAGCTGCGCCTGCGCGCGCTCGAGGCCGGGCCCGGCCGCCTCGTCGTCACCCTGGGCGGTGACGCGCTGCTGGACGGCCACCGCGTGGCGGCGCTGGTGCAGCGCTCCAAGGGGCTGTACCGCCTCACGCCGGACATGAAGCTCGTGGCGCGCCTGCCCGAGGGCGTGAAGGGCCGCGAGGCGGTGAACGAGGCGAAGAAGGTGCTGCGCGACCTGGGCACCTGCGCACTGCCGCAGGCCTGA